In Rhodopirellula bahusiensis, the following proteins share a genomic window:
- a CDS encoding RecQ family ATP-dependent DNA helicase produces MEETGTDAENASIDADLLSTRWVHAQRVLKESFGFERLLPPQQKVIERLFDGRNVVAVMPTGSGKSLCYQLVSQCLPHLTVVVSPLVALMKDQGDSLKRRGIEVARLDHSASPQELRLDLQRVRSGHCKLLYVSPERFFNERFRAVLGETPISMLAVDEAHCMSEWGHHFRPDYLRLPDVVEEHSIPQVLALTATAPQRVVREIRSAFGLERTDVVKVPTHRSNLHLQCTQVTSRERDERLLEQLRKAAKSRSKGVTIVYVTRRRTAEQLAESLSEAGLSAMAYHAGLTSEQRESIQQWFLESNNGILVGTVAFGMGVDKPNVRRVIHYNPSSSLEGYSQEIGRGGRDGKATQCQTWLVPEDQVAIRNLPCSDWPTKESVERLLDRLIGQPDSFYLALGKLAWEVNLSSGVVGTFMIQLRQRGHLDLLPARYDVYRVKPRCDISEIVSRSEAIDPEAVSAIVASLVKAKRAYRVNLVVATRQYRVPRTRLVAALEELSLSGIIELESSELMHGYRWIERIARPATTVKHLLKRFDASMEATQQRIDSMMEFISCKECLPVAMAAHFGSRRSRPCGKCSTCRGEGPWDTQLNPPDSIGDSAQKAMSDAIAEYPDLFSDPIDRAKFLCGLYSPAFMRFRVNRHFGFGVCESVPFPTVLAAMRAN; encoded by the coding sequence ATGGAAGAAACGGGCACGGACGCCGAGAATGCTTCCATTGACGCAGACCTACTCTCCACCCGCTGGGTTCATGCTCAGCGGGTTCTGAAGGAATCGTTTGGGTTCGAGCGTTTGCTGCCACCCCAGCAGAAGGTCATTGAGCGACTGTTTGATGGTCGCAATGTGGTCGCGGTGATGCCGACGGGAAGTGGCAAGAGTCTGTGCTACCAATTGGTCAGCCAATGCTTGCCGCACCTGACCGTGGTTGTGTCGCCCTTGGTCGCTTTGATGAAGGATCAAGGCGATTCGCTGAAACGGCGCGGCATCGAGGTCGCGAGGCTGGATCACTCCGCTTCGCCGCAAGAACTGCGTTTGGATCTGCAGCGGGTTCGGTCGGGGCACTGCAAATTGCTGTACGTCTCTCCGGAACGTTTTTTCAATGAGCGTTTTCGCGCGGTGTTGGGCGAAACGCCGATTTCGATGTTGGCGGTCGACGAAGCTCATTGCATGAGCGAATGGGGGCACCATTTTCGCCCTGATTATCTACGGTTGCCGGATGTGGTGGAAGAACACAGCATCCCGCAGGTGTTGGCGTTGACCGCGACCGCGCCGCAACGCGTCGTTCGCGAAATTCGTTCCGCGTTTGGATTGGAACGAACCGATGTTGTGAAGGTTCCCACGCATCGTTCGAATTTGCATCTGCAGTGCACACAGGTGACTTCACGGGAGCGGGACGAGCGATTGTTGGAACAACTTCGCAAGGCGGCGAAGTCTCGAAGCAAAGGCGTCACGATCGTTTATGTCACTCGTCGTCGAACTGCGGAGCAGTTGGCTGAGTCGCTAAGCGAAGCGGGCCTTTCCGCGATGGCCTATCACGCGGGATTGACCAGCGAGCAACGTGAATCCATTCAGCAGTGGTTCCTGGAATCCAACAACGGCATCTTGGTCGGCACCGTGGCCTTTGGCATGGGTGTGGACAAACCCAATGTTCGCCGAGTGATTCACTACAACCCTTCGTCATCGCTGGAAGGGTACAGCCAAGAGATTGGTCGTGGCGGACGGGATGGCAAAGCGACCCAGTGTCAAACTTGGTTGGTTCCCGAAGACCAAGTCGCGATCCGCAATTTGCCGTGCAGTGATTGGCCGACGAAGGAGTCCGTGGAACGTTTGCTGGATCGATTGATCGGCCAACCGGATTCGTTTTATCTGGCGTTGGGCAAGTTGGCTTGGGAGGTGAACCTGTCATCCGGCGTGGTCGGCACGTTCATGATTCAATTGCGGCAGCGCGGGCACCTGGACTTGCTGCCCGCTCGGTATGACGTTTACCGCGTCAAACCAAGGTGCGACATTTCGGAAATTGTTTCGCGGAGTGAGGCGATTGATCCGGAGGCTGTGTCGGCGATTGTTGCTTCGCTGGTCAAAGCCAAGCGGGCGTACCGGGTCAATTTGGTGGTGGCAACGCGTCAGTATCGCGTGCCTCGAACCCGCTTGGTCGCGGCCCTGGAAGAATTGTCATTGTCCGGCATCATCGAGTTGGAGTCGTCCGAGTTGATGCATGGGTACCGCTGGATAGAACGGATCGCTCGACCCGCGACGACGGTGAAACACTTGCTGAAACGGTTTGACGCGTCGATGGAGGCGACTCAGCAACGCATCGATTCGATGATGGAGTTCATTTCCTGCAAGGAGTGTTTGCCGGTCGCGATGGCGGCACATTTCGGTTCGCGACGTTCGCGGCCCTGCGGAAAATGCTCAACTTGTCGCGGCGAGGGGCCGTGGGATACCCAGTTGAATCCGCCTGATTCGATCGGAGATTCTGCCCAAAAAGCGATGTCCGATGCGATCGCGGAGTATCCCGACCTCTTTTCAGATCCGATCGATCGGGCCAAATTCCTGTGTGGCTTGTATTCACCCGCTTTCATGCGTTTTCGCGTGAACCGGCATTTTGGCTTTGGTGTCTGTGAATCTGTTCCCTTCCCGACCGTTTTGGCGGCGATGAGGGCGAACTGA
- a CDS encoding sugar phosphate isomerase/epimerase family protein translates to MSNTFPRRQALLAATTVAALPASHLFASESPATLTAANSLVEAIPTPPLAMNTSTLRGHNLTVPQQIEVVAKAGFDGIEPWIRDLRSYVDGGGSVSDLKKQLDDAGLNVVGAIGFARWIVDDPAARKAGLDEAKRDMELVASLGGKQMAAPPIGVHRTEELGDGGAPSLETIGERYRAILELGDTMGVTPLLELWGFSPVLHRLAELAYVSTAASHPSAAVLPDFYHIYKGGNDMSSLGMIEASRMPLFHINDYPGQPGIDVIADKDRVYPGDGVCDLVGTIAMLLRNGFVGTFSLELFNPGYWKLPADKVAAEGCQKSRDVIAKAVEAAKQDAAEQA, encoded by the coding sequence ATGTCGAACACCTTTCCTCGTCGCCAAGCGTTGTTGGCGGCCACCACCGTCGCCGCACTGCCCGCCTCGCACCTCTTCGCGTCCGAGTCACCCGCGACGCTGACGGCGGCAAATTCGTTGGTCGAAGCGATTCCGACGCCTCCGCTGGCGATGAACACCAGCACGCTTCGCGGACACAACTTGACCGTGCCCCAGCAAATCGAGGTCGTTGCCAAGGCTGGGTTTGATGGAATCGAACCATGGATTCGCGATCTGCGAAGCTATGTCGATGGTGGCGGCAGCGTCTCCGATCTAAAGAAACAGCTCGACGATGCGGGACTGAATGTTGTCGGCGCGATCGGTTTTGCTCGTTGGATCGTCGATGACCCCGCGGCACGCAAGGCTGGTTTGGACGAAGCCAAGCGGGACATGGAGTTGGTCGCTTCGCTCGGCGGCAAACAAATGGCCGCTCCTCCGATTGGTGTTCATCGGACGGAAGAACTCGGCGATGGCGGTGCACCTTCGCTCGAGACGATTGGGGAGCGTTACCGGGCGATTTTGGAACTTGGTGACACGATGGGCGTGACACCGTTGCTGGAGCTTTGGGGGTTCTCGCCGGTGCTGCATCGTTTGGCAGAATTGGCTTACGTTTCGACGGCGGCGTCTCACCCGTCCGCCGCGGTGCTGCCGGATTTCTATCACATCTACAAAGGCGGCAATGACATGTCGTCGCTGGGCATGATCGAAGCGTCACGCATGCCGCTGTTCCACATCAATGACTATCCCGGTCAGCCCGGCATCGATGTGATCGCTGACAAGGATCGCGTGTACCCGGGCGATGGAGTGTGTGACTTGGTCGGCACCATTGCCATGTTGCTTCGCAATGGATTCGTCGGCACGTTTTCGTTGGAGTTGTTCAACCCCGGTTATTGGAAGCTGCCCGCTGACAAGGTTGCCGCGGAAGGTTGCCAGAAATCGCGAGACGTGATCGCGAAAGCGGTGGAAGCAGCGAAGCAAGACGCAGCCGAGCAGGCTTGA
- the hisH gene encoding imidazole glycerol phosphate synthase subunit HisH — protein sequence MITIVDYQMGNLRSVQKAVERSGVEAEITSDASQIAAAERLILPGVGAFGDAIGEIRRRDLEKPIKDFIASGKPFLGICLGLQMLFEQGFEGGTHEGLGVLGGDVVAFELPAEFKVPHMGWNAVNVKTAGADLGIQSGTHFYFVHSYFVRPTDPSVVALTCDYGGEFCAAVRRGNLMATQFHPEKSQGDGLRLMQRFATSPVEVA from the coding sequence ATGATCACCATCGTCGACTATCAAATGGGAAACCTCCGCAGCGTCCAAAAGGCGGTGGAACGTTCGGGCGTGGAGGCGGAGATCACCAGCGACGCCAGCCAAATCGCGGCGGCGGAGCGATTGATCCTGCCGGGCGTGGGAGCGTTTGGGGATGCGATTGGCGAGATTCGTCGTCGTGATCTGGAGAAGCCGATCAAAGATTTCATCGCGTCGGGCAAACCGTTTTTGGGAATCTGCCTGGGGCTGCAAATGTTGTTCGAGCAAGGCTTCGAGGGCGGCACCCACGAAGGACTCGGGGTCTTGGGCGGCGATGTGGTTGCATTCGAATTGCCCGCCGAGTTCAAAGTCCCGCACATGGGATGGAACGCGGTTAATGTGAAAACCGCCGGCGCGGATCTCGGCATTCAATCCGGAACGCATTTCTACTTTGTGCACTCGTACTTCGTTCGCCCGACCGATCCATCGGTGGTCGCACTGACGTGTGATTACGGTGGCGAGTTTTGTGCCGCGGTGCGTCGTGGCAATTTGATGGCGACCCAGTTCCACCCCGAAAAGAGCCAGGGGGACGGACTGCGATTGATGCAGCGTTTCGCGACCTCACCGGTCGAAGTTGCCTGA
- a CDS encoding cadherin domain-containing protein, giving the protein MKRTSWNARPSLSRTESKNARVRSRKRKLARPRRSRMETLENRHLLAAISGEVFLDLNQDGTRQVTEDPAADVRVYLDENVNGNMDEGEESVLTDSAGIFSFSQLPAGDYNVRVLPDQGFVQTAPQSSFGLLETVMQESGVNVRASQAFQFGTNEVDNERVIELLGQPITSRLDGITRISDGDLLAVDTRANEVFRINPSNGEITRLGNTNVDITGGLAYDAVTDSVYTLVKGGGDNTLRRLASLDVNTAKATLIGGGRSGLASVADITFDPVNRRLIGFDDTDNEFFAFDMFGNGRTLSFSSRSVDTFTMSLAGSDLTAALPADATYVTMFDADDTELVSSILVDVDTGFVFDSFRVNQPIKPVALTRPTTGNNSQYVEVTEFQTVAGLQFGISPDVIGFRVRPSNPESGVGALGQEGLTVVGGAIGPDVVEVTLNRRPDSDVVLNLDVIAPGGSNPGVTLETNQLVFTPDDWDQVRRVMVSPDTDNPVNVITNIDLEIVVDSDLSDAAWIDLPLRTVGVRVLPPVLSVDLNQPVINELMIEGGFGASLNTLNDQYIELRGNPNERLADGTYFVAISEDNLNEGTVETIIDLSGQTFGANGFLVLLQEGNTYEAAFGSRVLESDQSGFVGLPDGIYSDESDNGSLFRTFDNRGYFFIQSDVPPVLGDDIDTDDDQRADEGGLLSTWNVMDAVSVQDYVFGDNFAYAPILFAETIGSSTRSYVLPPGGTVVEADGFGYVGRLGDSIGSSADDWVFGTPVDAADASAVDFETGGKHELLASSVSQPALADRLLNHIGESNFVGGARGQILLAPSAGAIADGAPEDLRLPGQGITVFADTNDNDRLDDLTFVVEPDDVVPPFDPLDPTVQDLDYVLTNEYPGVTITSTSGSFFSNTPVLAERQYLSGRISGNRVFSDGGFQQFSTFNRLRFDFYRPVKSVSIDALGSAFTSLVSYGRLDAFNADGDLIATAVSGVLVNGRRETVTLSVPSDEIVRVEAYSDTTITGGTTFGAFDRLTYVQSEASAVTDQDGIYELRSLFEGNYDLQVQTGTGATALLGTAEHPFTVSRFENYVFEDVFRVNTLPKTSDQVILVDENLPAGTEIMVQQADDADQPADGGVPLLYEIIGGNSAGLVVESATGNLMVTADADLDFETTPNRIITMRITDAAGAKTTNRITISLRDINEAPVVEDSPLVVTEDVPAGSAIGRIKAFDPDTAFRQSLSFELVGGEAQNDFSVDPVTGVVTLLNADSLDFENNMQRTLLVRVSDDAAIPAENIVEQQILVLNENDRPTISQTQFAVSEAATGELFRLQVNDPDEGQTHHFAVVGGSAANFVRVTQEGAVRLLPGAELDFESFPNMTLRVRVSDNGGPPLAETVNIQIAVLGVNEPPRLQPSTVQFNEGNVSSADQVLTLVDPEQRPQDHSIELLDGPSNSLFEFVAGTGVDAGTGTLRIATGVELDFEDQSVHQLSFRITDTADSSVAPFTATLSVEVLNRNENPTITTERVVVSEVPYPNGAPGSSENWVIVGRIGVTDPDGDLVTTQLVGGTGFANFDLDPNSRLLRVRPNAVFDVDVPGAPAQTLVIRADDGTTSTDRTITVDVNNVNEPPVFDMAMANATFQDRALVSGQYVEMQLPENMVSDPEGGNFSIRIFGESGTLPRWLKYDIESQTLTGTPGPLDTGVYNLTARALEFGPRPLATDVQFTYTVSLGQAPFQNGRNRFDVDSNQSVAPLDALRIINYLQSNGPGILDPNTLESFPGFMDVSGNGEVTSLDALLVINEINRLANEAAQVVAGAEPIDDESLVDDFWRREEAVDEVLAIELETPSLF; this is encoded by the coding sequence ATGAAACGCACCTCTTGGAACGCTCGACCGTCTCTGTCCCGAACCGAATCGAAAAACGCTCGCGTTCGATCGAGAAAACGGAAACTGGCAAGGCCGCGACGCAGTCGAATGGAGACGCTCGAGAACCGGCATTTGCTGGCCGCGATCAGTGGTGAAGTGTTCTTGGATCTCAATCAAGATGGCACGCGTCAGGTCACCGAAGATCCCGCCGCCGACGTTCGTGTGTACCTGGATGAGAACGTGAATGGAAACATGGACGAAGGTGAAGAGTCGGTGCTGACCGACTCCGCAGGGATCTTCTCGTTCTCGCAGTTGCCCGCCGGTGACTACAACGTTCGCGTTCTGCCGGACCAGGGGTTCGTGCAGACTGCCCCGCAATCATCGTTTGGTTTGTTAGAAACCGTGATGCAAGAGTCTGGGGTGAACGTCCGTGCGTCTCAAGCGTTCCAGTTTGGAACAAACGAAGTCGACAACGAACGTGTGATCGAGTTGCTGGGCCAGCCCATCACAAGTCGACTCGATGGAATCACTCGAATCAGTGACGGTGACTTGTTGGCGGTTGATACGCGCGCCAACGAAGTGTTCCGAATCAATCCCAGCAACGGTGAGATCACGCGTCTGGGAAACACAAACGTCGACATCACGGGCGGGTTGGCTTACGACGCGGTGACGGACAGCGTCTACACGTTGGTGAAAGGTGGAGGCGACAACACGCTGCGACGTCTCGCCAGTTTGGATGTGAACACGGCCAAGGCAACCTTGATCGGTGGAGGTCGTTCGGGATTGGCATCGGTTGCTGACATCACGTTTGATCCGGTCAACCGACGTCTAATCGGATTTGATGACACCGACAACGAGTTCTTCGCGTTCGACATGTTCGGCAACGGTCGGACGTTGTCATTCTCCTCACGAAGCGTTGACACGTTCACGATGAGTTTGGCTGGTTCGGATTTGACCGCCGCGTTGCCAGCGGATGCCACCTACGTGACGATGTTCGATGCGGATGACACTGAGTTGGTGTCGTCCATCTTGGTGGATGTCGACACCGGGTTTGTCTTTGATTCCTTCCGCGTGAATCAACCGATCAAACCGGTCGCTCTGACTCGGCCCACAACGGGCAACAATTCTCAGTACGTCGAAGTGACCGAATTTCAAACGGTTGCAGGATTGCAGTTCGGGATTTCACCCGATGTGATTGGGTTCCGAGTTCGTCCCAGCAATCCTGAATCAGGCGTGGGGGCGTTGGGCCAAGAAGGGTTGACCGTTGTCGGAGGTGCCATCGGTCCCGACGTCGTAGAAGTGACGTTGAATCGCCGTCCGGATTCCGATGTCGTCCTCAACCTGGACGTGATTGCGCCCGGCGGAAGCAATCCAGGTGTGACTTTGGAAACCAATCAGCTCGTGTTCACGCCCGACGATTGGGATCAAGTTCGTCGCGTGATGGTTTCGCCCGACACTGACAATCCAGTCAACGTGATCACCAACATCGACCTTGAGATTGTGGTCGATAGTGATTTGTCAGATGCCGCGTGGATCGACCTGCCGCTGCGAACGGTTGGCGTGCGTGTGCTTCCACCAGTGTTGTCCGTGGATTTGAACCAACCGGTGATCAATGAGTTGATGATCGAAGGTGGTTTTGGTGCTTCGCTGAATACTCTCAACGACCAATACATCGAACTGCGTGGAAACCCGAACGAACGGCTCGCCGACGGGACTTACTTTGTTGCGATTTCCGAAGACAACCTCAATGAAGGAACCGTTGAAACCATCATCGATTTGTCGGGCCAAACCTTTGGTGCCAACGGTTTCTTGGTGCTGCTACAAGAGGGCAACACTTACGAAGCAGCCTTTGGGTCGCGAGTTTTAGAAAGTGATCAGTCGGGATTCGTAGGACTGCCCGACGGGATCTATTCGGATGAGTCGGACAATGGCTCGTTGTTTCGGACCTTCGACAATCGTGGGTACTTCTTCATCCAATCCGATGTCCCACCGGTCTTAGGCGATGACATCGATACGGACGACGACCAACGAGCGGACGAGGGTGGATTGTTGTCGACTTGGAACGTGATGGATGCCGTTTCTGTTCAAGATTATGTCTTTGGTGACAACTTCGCTTACGCCCCGATTCTGTTTGCTGAGACGATCGGTTCCTCCACGCGAAGCTACGTGTTGCCTCCGGGCGGCACCGTGGTGGAAGCCGATGGATTTGGCTACGTCGGCCGTCTGGGGGATTCCATTGGTTCCTCGGCGGACGATTGGGTCTTCGGAACACCAGTGGACGCTGCGGATGCATCGGCGGTTGACTTTGAAACCGGCGGCAAGCACGAATTGCTGGCATCATCGGTTTCGCAGCCAGCGCTGGCGGACCGGTTGCTCAACCATATTGGCGAAAGCAACTTCGTTGGTGGTGCTCGCGGGCAGATTTTGCTGGCACCCTCGGCGGGGGCCATCGCCGATGGAGCTCCGGAGGATTTGAGATTGCCCGGTCAAGGCATCACCGTTTTCGCTGACACCAATGACAACGATCGCTTGGACGATTTGACATTTGTCGTCGAGCCCGACGACGTGGTGCCGCCGTTTGATCCATTGGACCCGACGGTTCAGGATTTGGACTATGTGCTCACGAATGAATACCCAGGTGTAACCATCACCAGTACGAGTGGTAGCTTCTTTTCAAACACGCCCGTCTTGGCAGAACGCCAATACTTGAGTGGCCGAATCAGCGGCAACCGAGTGTTCAGCGACGGCGGCTTTCAACAATTTTCGACGTTCAATCGGCTGCGTTTCGATTTCTATCGGCCGGTGAAATCAGTTTCGATCGATGCTCTCGGAAGCGCGTTCACCTCGCTGGTCTCCTACGGTCGTTTGGACGCGTTCAACGCCGACGGTGATCTGATCGCCACGGCGGTGAGCGGTGTGTTGGTCAATGGTCGTCGTGAAACGGTGACGTTGTCGGTGCCATCGGATGAGATCGTTCGCGTCGAAGCCTACTCGGACACCACCATCACTGGCGGAACCACGTTTGGTGCCTTTGATCGACTGACCTACGTGCAAAGCGAAGCGTCTGCGGTGACTGATCAAGACGGCATCTATGAATTGCGATCGTTGTTCGAAGGCAACTATGACCTACAAGTCCAAACCGGGACCGGTGCAACGGCGTTGCTGGGTACCGCTGAGCATCCTTTCACCGTTTCGCGTTTTGAAAACTACGTCTTCGAAGATGTGTTCCGCGTCAACACGCTTCCCAAAACGTCCGACCAAGTCATTTTGGTTGACGAAAACTTGCCAGCCGGAACCGAGATCATGGTTCAGCAAGCCGACGATGCCGATCAGCCGGCCGATGGTGGCGTGCCTTTGTTGTACGAAATCATCGGTGGTAACTCGGCGGGATTGGTTGTCGAATCCGCCACGGGCAATTTGATGGTGACGGCTGACGCCGACCTCGATTTCGAAACGACACCAAATCGAATCATCACCATGAGAATCACGGATGCTGCGGGTGCGAAAACCACCAACCGCATCACGATCTCGTTGCGCGACATAAATGAGGCCCCGGTTGTGGAGGACTCGCCGTTGGTGGTCACCGAAGACGTGCCCGCGGGTTCTGCCATTGGACGCATCAAGGCGTTTGATCCCGACACCGCGTTCCGCCAATCACTCTCGTTCGAATTGGTCGGTGGTGAAGCTCAAAATGACTTCAGCGTGGATCCGGTCACCGGTGTGGTGACATTGTTAAACGCCGACAGTTTGGATTTCGAAAACAACATGCAGCGTACTCTGCTGGTCCGCGTCAGTGACGATGCAGCGATTCCGGCTGAGAACATCGTCGAGCAACAAATCTTGGTCCTCAATGAGAATGACCGACCGACCATTTCACAGACGCAGTTCGCTGTGTCAGAAGCAGCGACGGGAGAATTGTTCCGACTGCAAGTCAACGATCCCGACGAGGGCCAAACCCACCACTTTGCTGTTGTCGGTGGTAGTGCGGCCAACTTTGTTCGGGTGACCCAAGAAGGTGCCGTGCGATTGTTGCCCGGTGCGGAATTGGACTTCGAGTCGTTCCCGAACATGACGTTGCGAGTTCGTGTCAGCGACAATGGCGGTCCACCTTTGGCCGAAACGGTCAATATCCAGATTGCAGTGCTGGGTGTGAATGAACCTCCGAGATTGCAACCATCGACCGTTCAGTTCAATGAGGGCAATGTTTCTTCGGCGGATCAGGTTCTGACTTTGGTGGATCCTGAACAGCGACCCCAAGACCACAGCATCGAGTTGCTGGATGGTCCATCAAACTCACTGTTTGAATTTGTTGCCGGAACCGGCGTGGATGCGGGAACAGGCACGCTTCGAATCGCGACTGGAGTGGAATTGGATTTTGAAGATCAATCGGTTCACCAATTGAGTTTCCGAATCACGGACACCGCTGATAGCTCCGTCGCACCGTTCACCGCGACGTTGTCGGTGGAAGTCCTGAACCGAAACGAAAACCCCACCATCACCACTGAGCGTGTTGTCGTTTCGGAAGTGCCTTATCCAAACGGTGCACCCGGTTCGAGTGAGAACTGGGTGATCGTCGGACGCATTGGTGTGACGGACCCTGACGGTGATTTGGTGACCACGCAATTGGTCGGTGGAACCGGCTTTGCAAACTTTGACTTGGACCCAAATTCACGGTTGCTTCGAGTCCGTCCGAATGCCGTCTTTGATGTCGATGTACCGGGGGCACCCGCTCAAACCTTGGTGATTCGTGCGGACGATGGGACGACGTCGACCGATCGTACCATCACCGTTGATGTCAACAACGTCAACGAACCACCCGTTTTCGACATGGCGATGGCGAATGCAACCTTCCAGGACCGAGCGTTGGTCAGCGGTCAATACGTGGAAATGCAATTGCCCGAGAACATGGTCAGCGATCCGGAAGGCGGGAATTTCTCGATCCGTATCTTCGGTGAATCAGGCACTTTGCCGCGCTGGCTGAAGTACGACATTGAATCGCAGACGTTGACGGGAACACCTGGGCCGTTGGACACCGGTGTCTACAACTTGACCGCTCGCGCCTTGGAGTTTGGACCTCGTCCACTCGCGACCGATGTGCAGTTCACATACACCGTCTCGTTGGGTCAGGCACCGTTCCAAAATGGTCGCAACCGGTTTGACGTCGATTCCAATCAATCTGTCGCACCGCTGGATGCACTGCGAATCATCAACTACCTTCAGTCCAACGGGCCGGGCATCTTGGATCCGAACACGTTGGAATCATTCCCGGGCTTCATGGATGTCTCGGGCAACGGCGAAGTCACGTCGCTGGATGCATTGTTGGTGATCAACGAAATCAATCGCTTGGCCAACGAAGCCGCCCAGGTTGTCGCCGGTGCAGAACCGATCGATGACGAGTCTTTGGTCGATGATTTCTGGCGTCGCGAAGAAGCGGTTGACGAGGTGTTGGCGATTGAACTGGAAACACCTTCGCTGTTTTGA
- a CDS encoding S1C family serine protease translates to MSFSFSATMQTATLTLLALLAGVHHSPLASAQDGAPRQVLRKASPDRENVGVGSRLDGPRSGAILPTSDQVDVARDRLFDELAEEFEHFDRLGNLVRRVSHLVKPSVIHIEAHKTQGSGATAESFDEAGSGVVLDVAGDSWVLTNRHVIKGAASNQIVMRTSDGRRWVPEKILMDPNTDVAVMKLSASIAGIASAERDSIRRGTNSFAKMPPAARLANSDEVQIGDFVIAIGSPFGLSHSVTFGILSAKGRRDLSLGEERIDLQDFFQTDAAINPGNSGGPLLNLRGEVIALNTAIASSSGGSEGIGFAIPINMAARVAEELIVHGRLRRGYLGVTLDPNFAAADLSPASGIYASMKITPDFDSRLGSQEEIKLGGARVKDIRPGSPAEQAHLQRGDIILQFDSINVEDDDHLVALAGMAQPDQRPISMVILRDGKRYRTEVTLTFQP, encoded by the coding sequence ATGAGTTTTTCCTTCAGCGCAACCATGCAGACCGCGACGTTGACGTTGCTGGCATTGTTGGCTGGAGTTCACCATAGCCCGCTGGCTTCGGCCCAAGACGGTGCACCGCGACAGGTTCTTCGAAAAGCGTCCCCCGATCGCGAAAACGTTGGCGTTGGATCTCGATTGGATGGACCTCGGTCCGGCGCGATTTTGCCCACGTCCGATCAAGTCGACGTGGCGCGAGATCGTTTGTTCGACGAGTTGGCCGAAGAGTTTGAACACTTCGACCGGTTAGGCAATTTGGTCCGCCGGGTCAGTCACTTGGTCAAACCAAGCGTGATCCACATCGAAGCCCACAAGACTCAGGGCAGCGGTGCAACAGCCGAGTCGTTTGACGAAGCCGGCAGCGGTGTCGTCCTCGACGTCGCGGGTGATTCGTGGGTGCTGACCAATCGTCACGTCATCAAGGGCGCCGCATCCAACCAGATTGTGATGCGCACCAGCGATGGCCGTCGTTGGGTCCCCGAAAAGATCTTGATGGATCCCAACACCGATGTTGCTGTCATGAAACTGTCGGCTTCGATCGCGGGAATCGCATCCGCCGAGCGTGACTCGATCCGGCGTGGAACCAATTCGTTTGCAAAGATGCCACCGGCGGCTCGGTTGGCCAACAGCGACGAAGTGCAAATCGGCGATTTCGTCATCGCGATCGGCAGTCCCTTCGGCCTCAGCCACTCGGTCACGTTTGGCATCTTGAGCGCCAAAGGCCGCCGTGATTTGTCACTGGGCGAAGAGCGAATTGACCTGCAAGATTTCTTTCAAACGGACGCGGCCATCAACCCGGGCAACAGCGGCGGTCCCCTGCTGAACCTCCGCGGGGAAGTCATCGCGCTCAACACCGCGATTGCCAGCAGCAGCGGCGGCAGCGAAGGAATCGGATTCGCAATTCCAATCAACATGGCCGCTCGTGTGGCCGAGGAATTGATCGTTCATGGTCGCCTGCGTCGTGGATACCTCGGCGTCACGCTGGATCCCAATTTTGCCGCCGCGGATCTGTCGCCCGCATCGGGAATCTACGCTTCGATGAAGATCACCCCCGATTTCGATTCGCGGCTCGGATCGCAAGAAGAAATCAAACTGGGCGGAGCTCGAGTGAAGGACATCCGTCCCGGATCGCCCGCCGAGCAAGCTCACCTGCAACGGGGCGACATCATCCTGCAGTTCGATTCCATCAATGTTGAAGACGACGATCACTTGGTCGCTTTGGCCGGCATGGCTCAACCCGATCAACGTCCAATCTCGATGGTCATTCTTCGCGACGGCAAACGCTATCGCACCGAAGTCACGTTGACGTTCCAACCCTGA